The nucleotide sequence TGAAAACAGTTCAAACACGATTTCTGCTGTTGTATCTGTAGTAGTTATTGTAGTTCCTTTTACATCTACAGATGAAGCTTGAGGTGTAGTTATCTTTGCGTACTTTGATAAAGTTTGTTCTTTATTATCTTTATCTCTCCAAATGAAATCAAGTTTGTATACTGTTTCAGTTTTTGGCTCTAGATTTGTAAACTTCAACAATCCACCTTCTAAAACCAACTCTACATTAGGATTATTCGCTGGCTTTTGGAAATCAATTCTTACAAATCTATCATTCAAATCATCAACTAACACTGGAATTTCAGCTTTTCTAGCCTCTAATGTCTTAGCATCAAATAAAGTTACATTAAATGCATCTGTTCCTGTTAACTCTGGACCTGTTTCGTTATCAAGATTTACACCTGGAACTTGATGAATACCTGTAGTTGTAAAAACTACTCCTGTGACTGCAGAAGGTGCTGTAGCTATACTAATATTAGTTATTTTATTAATCGTATTTAATACTTGTCTTGTAACAAGCTCTCTCTTATCAATATCAACGTAGCTGAGTTCAAGAATTAAGAATCCATAATCTCTCTTCTCTGATAAATTGTAAAGAGTTAAGATGAAATATATTTTGTCTTTTCCTTCAATTCTCTCAACCTTAAACTTCTCATCACCTTTGAGTCCATTAACAGTTAAATCTTTAATAGTTACATCACTATTATCAACTTCTATAACATACCTTAGAGCTGTTTTATCATTTTTAACAGCAGGCATTACTAACTTATTTGGAAGTTCAACATTTAATTTTGGATAGAATACCTCAACAGTATCACTTCCAGAAACAGTTGATGTAAACATTCCACTTGTAGTATTAACATATTTCTTCTCTGGATCAAGCTCTATATAAAGTTTAGGCTCTGTAAAATTTGAAGTCCTAATAGATAAAGTATGAGTAAGCACAGTTGTTACTGTTGTAGTACCACTTATACTAGATGTCATTATTTGAGATAAAAATATAGTCTTTGTTACATCCTTTTCTTCTGGTTTTGCTGTTACATGTAACTTTCTAAATGTGTATGGAGTTGACCTCTCTAGTCCTGTTACATGCAGGTATCCACCCCTCTCTGGTTTATCTGTATCAATTAAAGCAACAGATGCTGGATATTTATTTAATCTATCATCTTCAACTTCCATTTTTGTTATAGTCTTATCTTTATCAAATATCTTTAACGTATTAAATCTTACACTGTTACCATTAGTTCTCAATGCTATATTTGAAGCTGTAGTTGATATCATTTGTTCATAATCAAAATAAGTCGTATCATCAATTGAATTAAAATCAATATTCATCGCTGAAGGTGTACTATTAGTATGCGTATATATCATTTCTGCTGCTGTTAATGTAGAATTATCTACCTTATAAGTTTCAAATAATGGTAGCTGTTTACCAGTCTTGAAGTTTGTCATACTGAATCCTTCAAGATAATTAACAACACTCTTTGTGTTAGGATCAGAGTAATAGGTAACGTTCTTATTAAGTGCAACAAACTGATAATTTGTATTTGTCTTCATTTTTTCAAATGCTTGGTAATCCTCAGGGTTCTTTATATCAAATCTAACAGCCATTCCCTCTGCATTTAGATTCATATTGGACGTTGTCGTTGTTCTAACATTATTAGTTACAGCGTTATTAACCAATGAATCTTCCGCTATAATACTTCTCAAGTAATCCATACTATCTGGAAATATTGATTCCCCATCATAGAGTACTGTAACTTGCTTAGGAGAAATATCATCAACATCTTTAAATGTAAACATTAAGTTTGGAATTCCACCAGTATAACTCCCAGTATTGGATTCAAATATTGCTCTAAGAGCCCTTGCTAATTGTGCTCTGTGAGTTATCTCTGGTATACCTGCTGGATGAGAAGGAGCAGATGTTGATAAATTAGTTCTAACTCCATTGATATCATCAATCATTTCATTTGCAGCTTTAATCATAAAATCTCTTAAACTAGCTGTTACAGTTGTTGGTGTTGTTCCTCCGGTAATACTTGAATCCATAAAAACAATATTCTGAGAATCAAAAGAAGATACAAGAGATACTGTTGCTAGAACATCAAGCACCTTACCAGTTAATATGAAATCTGCCTTCGCTTTCCCTTGGAAAGTATACATTCCACTTTCAACTGTAGTTTCTGTAGTTGATATTATTAAATCTACTCCACCAATTGTACTTCTAAACTGTGAAATAGTACCAGATGGCTTAGCTGTAGGATCTATCCTATTATCATTTATCGCTCTTGGAGTTAACCCATAAGTTGCTATACGACTCATATCGGCTACAACATCAAAAGCATCTTCTGGAATTTCTTGAACATCAAATGAATCTTGAACATTATTATCGATTATTACTTCCTCTGTTACTTCATCTACTTTTTCATTTCCTTGATTATTTTCTCCTGATCCGGACATGGCAACTCCATCCTCTTGATTATTTTTTTGATCTTGTAAATCGTGTACGCTGTCATCACTGCTGCTGTCAATTTGTATTTGACTGTCTTGACTGATTGTTTCGTCGACCTCAACAACTTTTTCAAAATCTTCTTGCTTTTCAAATTCCACTTCTTCAAAATCTCCTTCCTCCACTAATATTGTTTTCTCGTCATTAGTAGATTCTTGAGAGTTTTGAAATGATTGTTCATTTTCACTCGTGACCGTTTCTATATGTTCTGATATTTGCACCTCTTCTACGCCTTCAGCTGTATTTTCACCAATTCTACTTTTATTAATTCCTCCATTAGCTTGCTCCATAATTTTGTTATAAATTGTATTAAAATTTAAAGAATTATTATCGTTTTGGTCTTTCATGAATTTTGATTCCTTTAAAATTAATTGATTCAATATCATTATTAGTTGTAAGAATAATGTTTTATGACAAATTTAATGAACTTTATTTCACAAAACAAAAAAAAATTAAAGAGTCAACAATAATTGACCCTTTTTATAAAAATTATACTATAGATGTTACTCTATATTAAATTACTCCATTACACTATCTATTAAGTTAGTTGTAACAACTTTAATATCATATCTTGTGTGTTCAATTACTTTTGATACAGATTTTGCTACTTCACTTAAAGCATCATTTGTTGCTCCTTGCTTTATACCTGAAATAGTTTTTGTAAATCTTCTTATCGTTCCATCATCCTCATCAAAATAAAAAGTTATTACCAAATTACTTGTTAATGTTGTAGATGTTATAACTTGTGCATCCATTAAATCAATTTGTTCCATATTTTGTTCCATATTCATATTCTCCAAAAATATATTACTTAAAAATAATAGATGAACTCAATGCAAGGGGTTCTTCTGTGAAATACGGGTGAACTTGAGTTCATCTACTCTAAATAATATTATCTACAACAAAATTTATTACAAAAAATTTTAAAACTTTAATATATAAGTCCTATCCTACTCACTAACTCTTTAAATTCCGGCTGATCCATCATTTCTCTCGCTATCTTAATTCTTAGCTGTGCGATAGTCGAAACTTCATTCCTATATTCAACATATTTTCCTTCCCAATATCTTTGCCCTTCCTCTTCTGCCTCTCTGTCTACTATTAAAGTGTACATTGTTGAAACAAATTTCGATTTAGTAAGTTCCCTGTCAACAAATTCTGGTTGAGTCATTAAATTCTCAGCTATAAATTCCGTAGCTGAAAGCTCTTTACTCTGAAGTTTTTCTATCCAGAAATTCCATCCTCCACCTTCAGGCTCACGTCCAAGAGCAATATTATATACTCTTCTTACAAATTCAGCTACCTCTCCTTTTGGTTTATTCTCATCGACAACCGTTTTAAAAGTTCCCAGTGGATATTCAACACTCTTTCCATTTTCTAAATTTATCCTTATAATTACGTTCGTGTATGTGTATTCTGGTTTAAGTCCTTCTAATTTTATTGTGTTTGTATCGTTATCCCATGTTGATTTAAAAACATTATTTAAATCATCATAAACTGATACAGATTTTACTTTTGATTTTGGCTCTGAATATGTGTTTAATTTAATATTTACCTTAGTTGGATCAACTACATTTATATCTGCAGATTTAATATCATAATCTGGTGTTTCTGTTGTTGTTAATCTAACATATCTTTTTATTTGATTCGCTTCTCTAGCAGTCGTATTATTACAATTAAATATTACAGTAAACATTCCACTTGTTTCTGGTTTCAAATCACTAAATTGTAATACAAAGTTGTCATAACTTACTTTTGCATCTGGATTATCGTCAGGATTTTTAACCTCGATTGAATCTATCCTATTTTCCAAATCATCAATTAAAATTGGAACTCTTGCAACTCTTGCGTACGATGAACTAAAATTATCATTTAATGAAATTTGTACAGCTTCTTCAACTGGTAATGGTTCACCCTCAGTTGTGTTATCATATTTAATGTTTTCACCTTTTGATGGATTTAATGTTGATAAACTTTTTCTAGCAATCTGAACATTTCCATTGCTATCTAAATAATTTAATTCCAAAATTACAAATCCATAATCTTTATTCTTCGTCAAATTATTAAGCGTCACTATATAATAATTTTCCTTCTGCGTTTTATCTATCATCTTTTCTACTCGGTATGTTTCAGAGTCCGTAAGACTTGTAACATTAAGATCTAAAACATTCCCTTGTTTATTATCAACTTTAAATACATATCTTAATGCAGAATCAGAATTCTTAACAATGTTAGTATCAAGACCATTTGGAAGCTTAATCATCGAAGAATTCGTGCCAGCTAATTGAATTTTTGGTTCTGGCTCTTTTAATGTAACTACAGGTTCATAATTTTGTTTAACAGTTCCATTATCATAATAACCTAAATTCAATTCTTGAGTTGTCGTTCTTCCATTCATATCTGATGTTATAAATAATTTTGTAAACACATATGGCGTACTACTCTTAAGCCCATTTACCTCAATTGAAAAAGTATCCGTATTCTCCAAAGTCAAACTACAATTATATCTATAACCTTGATCATCCTGAATCTCAACTCTTGATATACTTCTATCAGTATCTTTGAAAGTTATATTTCTAAATCTTATAGAATTTGTTGTAATAAAAATATCTTGCTCACTTGTCCCATATGATTTCATATCCAAATAAACGCCATCTTTAAATTGAGTGACATACATATCATTTTTAGCAGTACCTTGTAAATTTTGTGAAGTCGTTTCATATAAATTAGATTTTCCTGCATTTTTAGATACAAATAACGCTGGAGCTTTTCCAGTTTTACAGTTACTCAATCCCGTTAAAGTCAACTTAACATCATCACCAACAGTTATATCTCGATTCACTTCCTGTTCCTCTAAAGCATTCAAAGTATAAACCGTATTAGTACGAAGCTTATCTCCAATTGTGTTTTCATTCTCATTTCTAATTACAATTCTTAAAGCAACATCACTAGCTCTTATTTCACCTTCTGAACTCATGCTTGATAAATCAATAATATTTTTAATATACTTTTCTTTATCTGGTGCAAAGTCCGAACTCATCTTAACTTTTTTCACACCACCATTACCATCAAATGATAATTGTGCATTCATATCATCTAAAATTTTAGAAAGAGCATCACGAAGTTTTTTCCTCTCTACAGTTTCATTTGAATTTTTCTTCGCTTCCTCATATGCTTTAATAATTAAATCTCCAAGAGTGCCTTCATCATAATTTCTTATTACATAAGTTGAAATTTTAACTTCTTGTTCTGTATCTTCTTGCTCTGCATCATCTTTTTCCGTAGTGTCTTCTTCTGTATCAGTATTATCATCCTCTACAGAATCATCATCACCTGTAGTTCCATCTTCTCCAGGTTTTGAAGGTTCTGAAGGTTCTTCAGGTGATGGAGTAGTTTCTGATGGTGGTTGTGGTTGAGAGGTTTCTCCATTTTCTTCATTTTCATCTCCTGCTTCACCTTGACCAGGGTTTGATCCAGCATTGTCGCTTCCACTTCCATCTTGTACACCATCTTCAGTTTCGCCCCCTTCTACCTCATCTCCATCTTCTTCTGAACCTTGGTCACCATTTGGCTTATCGCTATCACCTTCACCTTCTGAAGGTTTATCCACTTCTTCACCTTCTGAATTTTCTGGAGGTGTTGTTTCAATCACTTTTTTATTTAATATTTCACCTGATAATTTTAAACTCAACTCTATTGTTCCATAAGGTGTGTATGATTCTCCAGAACCAAGCAATTCAGAACTACCTAAGCTCTTAATAATTTGAACTTGGCTTTGATTTGTTTTATCTGGTTGTGATGGTTGTTCAGGACTATTCTCAACATTAGGTGGTTCTGTACCATTTGATGGTGGAGTTACTGGTGTAGTCGACGGATCTTGAACACTATCCCCCTCACTACTACTTTCATCTTGATCTACAGAACTGTCGTCTGTTGTTGGGGCATCAACTACAACATCTCCATCTCTCAAACTTGAATTTAAATATGCATAAATCAATTTATTATCTTCACCCGTTTCAACAGCCGCACGATCCAAAGCCATTGTAACTTCCATATTTTTTTTCATATTATAAGGCATAAGATGTCCTGAAAAAATATTTGATGTAATAAACATCACAACTAACATAAAGCTAACTTTCCTCTTATTCATTTCAAAACCCTCCCTAGTATAAAAAAAGAGATGGCAGATAAGCCATCTCTCTTTTTTGAAATGATTAATATATCAATTGAAGTTTAGTCACTAACTCTTTAAACTCTGGTTGATCCATCATTTCTCTCGCAATCTTAATCCTTAACTCAGCTATAGACTTAACTTGATCTTTGTATTCATCATATTTTCTTTCCCAATAGTTTTGGCCATCACCGTCTGGCTCTCTATTAACTATCAATGAATACATTGTCGTAACAAACTTCGATTTACTTAACTCTCTATCAACAAATTCTGGCTGAGTCATTAAATTCTCTGCAATAAATTCTGTAGCTGAAAGTTCTTTTGATGTCAATTTATTAATCCAGAAATTCCATCCTTCAACTTCTGGCTCACGTCCAAGTGCTATTGTATAAACTCTTGAAACAAAATTTGCAATATCTCCTGTTGGCTTAACAATTTCTTCACTTGTTGTAAATGGACTCAACTCATACTTACTTGTTAATTTATTTTCTAACGTAAATGTTGCAACAAGTTCACTATATTCTTTATTTGGTTCAAGATTATAAAGTGTTATGGTATTGGTATCTTTGTCCCAAGAACTTCTTATAACATTAGAATTTTTATCTCTAACTTCTACTGATTTAATACCTGATTTTAAATTTTCATAATAATCAAGTTTTATACTTACTTCATTTCCTTTTACACTTGCAATATCAGACTTAACATCTACTTCTGGAACAGATGGCGTCATAACTTTCAAATATCTTGTTAACACTTTATCATTGCCACTTGCATCTTTATAATTAAATTCTAGAGTTATCGTTGTAGTAGAATTAGGTTTTAATCCTGTTATATCTAAATATGAATCTTTAAATTCAACCTTTGCATCTGCATTATTTGCTACAGGTTTAAAAGTCATTCCTGATATCCTTCCATGAATATCATCAACAAAAATTGGAACTCTTGCTTTTCTTGCATAATCACTCTTAAACTCATCGTTTATTACCACATTGATATCATTCAAGCCTGTTAAAGCTTCCTTCTCTGTCCTGTTATCCATTTTTGTATTATTAGGATCAGACTTATAAATATTTCCTATTGATTGTCTTGTTGATTTTTCTGTACCTGTTTCATCTTTATAGCTAAGTTCAAAAATAACATGACCATAATCAGTGTTAGGTGTAAGATTTGTTAAAGTTACTATATAATAATTAGTTTTTGTTTTGCTATCCTCAATCTTTTTAACTTCAGATTTTTCAGTTGAAGTTAAAGAAAGAATTTGCAAATCTCCAATATTTCCTTCACTGTTATCAACCTTAACTATATATCTAAGTGCTGTAGAATCATTTTTAACTGGTTTTACTTTTAACCCATTAGGTAAAGTAACATCGTCATTTACATTACCAGAACCTAATTCTATTTTTGGTTCAGAAACCTTAGTTGTCCTAACTGTCAATTGGTTAGCCGTAATATTATTACTTGAATCTACGTTAGCTAAATCGATAGTAACTGTTTCATCTTGCACTCCAATATTTGAAGTTACAAGAAGTTTCGTGAATGTGTATGACGTATCTCTCTCAAGGCTATTTACTTGAATATAATATCCCTTATCTTTATTTGATGGGTCAACAGGCACCAAACTACATGCATACTTTGTTCCTCTAGCATCTTGCATTTCAACTTTTGTAATTGTGCTATCTGGATCATCGAAAACTATATTTTTATATTTAATAAATGTTCCACCAGTTACTATTCCATCTTTAATATTTTGGTAATCTGTCATATCCAAATAAATTCCTGGTTTAATCATTGTTGTTATATATTTTTGTTTTTCAGTTCCTTTATTATTGCTTGCTGTAGTTTCATATATAAGAGTATTACTACTATCATTCTTAACAGTTAAAGTTGAAGGTGATTTACCTGTTCTACACTCTGGAACTGTAAAACCTGATATAAATTGATTGTCATTTGCATCAACTTTCAAACTATTTCCATCACTATTAGTTCCACCTATACCGACGAATGTATAATCGGTATTAGTTTTAAGTGTTGTATTATCATTTGAAGCCGAACTACTTCTTATCATCATTCTTAATACAATATCTTTAGAATTAATAGTTCTTGCACTTCTCAAAGTTCTTCCTGTTGTCCTCATACCATTTAAATCTATAATACCTCTTACATAATCCTTGTTGCTTGTTGCATCTGGGAATATATCAGAAATAGAAACGTTTACAAGAGTTCCTTTTGGATCTCTAAACATCAATGTTTTTCCTGTATTATTATCAGAAATTACTTTTTTAAGTGCCTTTTGTAATGCTTCCCTAGCTGTTGTTACTTGTCCTGACCACCCACTATTAGAATCTTTAATTGCTTCATCAAAAGCATTTGAAACTAATCCACTTAAATTCTCTTTATTTAATACTTCTCCTGATAATTTAAAGCTTAAATAAATAACACCTTGAATATTCCCAGCATCACCTGTACCTACCACTTCACTTGATCCAACACTTCTTACTGGAATAATTTCTCCTATCGTTGTTTTTTCTGCAGTAGCCTGTGGAACAATACCGCTATCTTGTGTATTTTGTGGGGCAACTACATTAGCTTTATTTTGAGATTCACTAGCTGATGGTGTTACTTCTGCACTATTGATTGCATTATTTAAACTTCCAGTATTTCCTTGAGATGAACTATTTATTTTACTATCAGTTGTATCATTTATCATTGAATCAACATCATCTTGAACAATAGCTCCACCAAATCCTGTCATAGTATTTCCATTATTAAACGAATTAACATTATCGTTTGATATTATTTCATCAGATGGAGTCATTTGATAATCTGTCATTGTTTGATCAAATAAGTTTACATCATTTGATTCTGG is from Candidatus Arthromitus sp. SFB-rat-Yit and encodes:
- a CDS encoding DUF4214 domain-containing protein, which produces MILNQLILKESKFMKDQNDNNSLNFNTIYNKIMEQANGGINKSRIGENTAEGVEEVQISEHIETVTSENEQSFQNSQESTNDEKTILVEEGDFEEVEFEKQEDFEKVVEVDETISQDSQIQIDSSSDDSVHDLQDQKNNQEDGVAMSGSGENNQGNEKVDEVTEEVIIDNNVQDSFDVQEIPEDAFDVVADMSRIATYGLTPRAINDNRIDPTAKPSGTISQFRSTIGGVDLIISTTETTVESGMYTFQGKAKADFILTGKVLDVLATVSLVSSFDSQNIVFMDSSITGGTTPTTVTASLRDFMIKAANEMIDDINGVRTNLSTSAPSHPAGIPEITHRAQLARALRAIFESNTGSYTGGIPNLMFTFKDVDDISPKQVTVLYDGESIFPDSMDYLRSIIAEDSLVNNAVTNNVRTTTTSNMNLNAEGMAVRFDIKNPEDYQAFEKMKTNTNYQFVALNKNVTYYSDPNTKSVVNYLEGFSMTNFKTGKQLPLFETYKVDNSTLTAAEMIYTHTNSTPSAMNIDFNSIDDTTYFDYEQMISTTASNIALRTNGNSVRFNTLKIFDKDKTITKMEVEDDRLNKYPASVALIDTDKPERGGYLHVTGLERSTPYTFRKLHVTAKPEEKDVTKTIFLSQIMTSSISGTTTVTTVLTHTLSIRTSNFTEPKLYIELDPEKKYVNTTSGMFTSTVSGSDTVEVFYPKLNVELPNKLVMPAVKNDKTALRYVIEVDNSDVTIKDLTVNGLKGDEKFKVERIEGKDKIYFILTLYNLSEKRDYGFLILELSYVDIDKRELVTRQVLNTINKITNISIATAPSAVTGVVFTTTGIHQVPGVNLDNETGPELTGTDAFNVTLFDAKTLEARKAEIPVLVDDLNDRFVRIDFQKPANNPNVELVLEGGLLKFTNLEPKTETVYKLDFIWRDKDNKEQTLSKYAKITTPQASSVDVKGTTITTTDTTAEIVFELFSNPQSKISSVALNNESIKFTWDVSTLTLRLSDLKPMTEYNSLEITFKLENGLLTRYKINTFTTKPAIEPPTGKVAEFVSKIYLASLGRQPEVEGWKFWVQRLESKELTVTQFIYGLMKQDEFINRYLNKEDFIKMMYQIVVGRDPEEEGQKYWIGKYDEYRVQLESLADLRIKIASEMMNESEFKQYVASMGLAY
- a CDS encoding DUF4214 domain-containing protein, whose protein sequence is MNKRKVSFMLVVMFITSNIFSGHLMPYNMKKNMEVTMALDRAAVETGEDNKLIYAYLNSSLRDGDVVVDAPTTDDSSVDQDESSSEGDSVQDPSTTPVTPPSNGTEPPNVENSPEQPSQPDKTNQSQVQIIKSLGSSELLGSGESYTPYGTIELSLKLSGEILNKKVIETTPPENSEGEEVDKPSEGEGDSDKPNGDQGSEEDGDEVEGGETEDGVQDGSGSDNAGSNPGQGEAGDENEENGETSQPQPPSETTPSPEEPSEPSKPGEDGTTGDDDSVEDDNTDTEEDTTEKDDAEQEDTEQEVKISTYVIRNYDEGTLGDLIIKAYEEAKKNSNETVERKKLRDALSKILDDMNAQLSFDGNGGVKKVKMSSDFAPDKEKYIKNIIDLSSMSSEGEIRASDVALRIVIRNENENTIGDKLRTNTVYTLNALEEQEVNRDITVGDDVKLTLTGLSNCKTGKAPALFVSKNAGKSNLYETTSQNLQGTAKNDMYVTQFKDGVYLDMKSYGTSEQDIFITTNSIRFRNITFKDTDRSISRVEIQDDQGYRYNCSLTLENTDTFSIEVNGLKSSTPYVFTKLFITSDMNGRTTTQELNLGYYDNGTVKQNYEPVVTLKEPEPKIQLAGTNSSMIKLPNGLDTNIVKNSDSALRYVFKVDNKQGNVLDLNVTSLTDSETYRVEKMIDKTQKENYYIVTLNNLTKNKDYGFVILELNYLDSNGNVQIARKSLSTLNPSKGENIKYDNTTEGEPLPVEEAVQISLNDNFSSSYARVARVPILIDDLENRIDSIEVKNPDDNPDAKVSYDNFVLQFSDLKPETSGMFTVIFNCNNTTAREANQIKRYVRLTTTETPDYDIKSADINVVDPTKVNIKLNTYSEPKSKVKSVSVYDDLNNVFKSTWDNDTNTIKLEGLKPEYTYTNVIIRINLENGKSVEYPLGTFKTVVDENKPKGEVAEFVRRVYNIALGREPEGGGWNFWIEKLQSKELSATEFIAENLMTQPEFVDRELTKSKFVSTMYTLIVDREAEEEGQRYWEGKYVEYRNEVSTIAQLRIKIAREMMDQPEFKELVSRIGLIY
- a CDS encoding DUF4214 domain-containing protein, giving the protein MNRKKITLLLTGLVVASSMLTGCTSNNNKSADNGANVAQGEGGFRRAADRTVTEYTGDGYGVNNPYTNNTSQDYGSETYPNVNYGDEIIDETSIIDEKNNFDNNVAPYDVAPYDIYGTQDNEVTDNLKMNPESNDVNLFDQTMTDYQMTPSDEIISNDNVNSFNNGNTMTGFGGAIVQDDVDSMINDTTDSKINSSSQGNTGSLNNAINSAEVTPSASESQNKANVVAPQNTQDSGIVPQATAEKTTIGEIIPVRSVGSSEVVGTGDAGNIQGVIYLSFKLSGEVLNKENLSGLVSNAFDEAIKDSNSGWSGQVTTAREALQKALKKVISDNNTGKTLMFRDPKGTLVNVSISDIFPDATSNKDYVRGIIDLNGMRTTGRTLRSARTINSKDIVLRMMIRSSSASNDNTTLKTNTDYTFVGIGGTNSDGNSLKVDANDNQFISGFTVPECRTGKSPSTLTVKNDSSNTLIYETTASNNKGTEKQKYITTMIKPGIYLDMTDYQNIKDGIVTGGTFIKYKNIVFDDPDSTITKVEMQDARGTKYACSLVPVDPSNKDKGYYIQVNSLERDTSYTFTKLLVTSNIGVQDETVTIDLANVDSSNNITANQLTVRTTKVSEPKIELGSGNVNDDVTLPNGLKVKPVKNDSTALRYIVKVDNSEGNIGDLQILSLTSTEKSEVKKIEDSKTKTNYYIVTLTNLTPNTDYGHVIFELSYKDETGTEKSTRQSIGNIYKSDPNNTKMDNRTEKEALTGLNDINVVINDEFKSDYARKARVPIFVDDIHGRISGMTFKPVANNADAKVEFKDSYLDITGLKPNSTTTITLEFNYKDASGNDKVLTRYLKVMTPSVPEVDVKSDIASVKGNEVSIKLDYYENLKSGIKSVEVRDKNSNVIRSSWDKDTNTITLYNLEPNKEYSELVATFTLENKLTSKYELSPFTTSEEIVKPTGDIANFVSRVYTIALGREPEVEGWNFWINKLTSKELSATEFIAENLMTQPEFVDRELSKSKFVTTMYSLIVNREPDGDGQNYWERKYDEYKDQVKSIAELRIKIAREMMDQPEFKELVTKLQLIY